A window from Felis catus isolate Fca126 chromosome B1, F.catus_Fca126_mat1.0, whole genome shotgun sequence encodes these proteins:
- the LOC101100463 gene encoding uncharacterized protein LOC101100463 isoform X1: MNKTAKQQKHMLAHDSLVSDMRITSWWMIVLNTRRDNMPPGSTTATATTTSDAREEMSLEVPLSSAVILSTFLQEHSPEILDLPGMTDLMEFLCPGPSPNSNKPDDVAMWQPSSGTRWKSGGCCPTSASCPGWPGEMNSSYLWGRYWLTAGTKASLGLLSWPRIVRAVARPGRETSPPRWAIGGHRGSAGRTPMSVMPMAKRKSAGIDF; the protein is encoded by the exons ATGAATAAAACAGCGAAACAACAGAAACATATGTTAGCACATGACTCACTCGTCAGTGACATGAGGATCACTTCCTGGTGGATGATAGTTTTGAATACTAGAAg agacAACATGCCTCCCGGCTCCACCActgccactgccaccaccacctctGACGCGAGAGAAGAAATGTCTCTGGAAGTACCCCTCTCCAGCGCCGTCATTTTGAGCACCTTCCTGCAAGAGCATAGCCCAGAAATTCTGGACCTTCCTGGCATGACCGATCTCATGGAGTTCCTATGTCCTGGGCCCTCCCCTAACAGCAACAAACCCGACGACGTGGCCATGTGGCAGCCTTCATCGGGGACAAGATGGAAGTCAGGTGGATGCTGTCCCACATCAGCGAGCTGCCCGGGCTGGCCAG gagAAATGAATTCATCATACCTCTGGGGTCGTTACTGGTTAACTGCCGGCACCAAGGCCTCGCTGGGCCTGCTCTCCTGGCCCCGCATCGTACGTGCAGTGGCCCGTCCCGGGAGGGAGACTTCCCCTCCCAGATGGGCCATAGGTGGGCATCGGGGGAGTGCTGGCCGCACCCCCATGTCTGTGATGCCCATGGCAAAGAGAAAATCCGCTGGGATAGATTTCTGA